DNA sequence from the Armigeres subalbatus isolate Guangzhou_Male chromosome 1, GZ_Asu_2, whole genome shotgun sequence genome:
ACCTAGCGTGATTCACTTCCTTtgtaataagacaaatagagaGTGACCATCAGGTGGGTGCATTCATTGCCCCAACGACCAATGTgaacgaaaacaaaaatcaccACGCGGCACAAACGGTCGCGTTGTGCACTCGGGCGGGAGTAGCACTGCTGATTGAACAGTGTGAAAGTGATGGGACAATAAATCAAAGAATCTAATATATATGAGGAGGTGATCTAcatcagagcattagtgattaatcatagatttaatcatgattaatgaataatgggtaaATCACCACGCGGCACAAACGGTCGCGTTGTGCACTCGGGCGGGAGTAGCACTGCTGATTGAACAGTGTGAAAGTGATGGGACAATAAATCAAAGAATCTAATATATATGAGGAGGTGATCTACATACGGCTAAACAGCTGAAGGTTGGCCGACCGAATATACACCAAGAGACAATTAGGCAGTGTTGCAGTTTCTTTGAGCGAGAAATGGCACACTGGGACCGGCTGACCCAGAAAAGAATAGCGATTAGCATGGAAGAATTCCATGCAAAAAGGCTATTATATCGGCAGTGTATCAGGTTGCAGCGACGGCGGTAATGAAGACTGAAAGCCGAATAATGATGGACGATGTCAACTTCACGTTCCGGAAGTTGGAATCACTAAGGCTGCTGGACCACTAAGCCAAAGAAAAGGGAAGTACCGTTCAAATAGAACAAGAAccgaggaaaacaaacatgaagagcaagaaaattcagaaaacGGAATAATGGCACCTAAAATAGATTTGGGGATTGCTTTGAAGTTGGTAGATAAATTTAACGGCGACGCTGAAAATCTAACCGGatctattgaaatttttaagaaCGAGACTAAAGGGACCCGCACACGGCGTGATCAATACAGCGGTTTCCCTAGCAGAAGCCAAAATTTTGCTCAAAACCAAATTTGCAGTAAAACTCAGAGATGGCTTGTGCAcgtcagaataaaaaaaaacaaaattagtgaGTTAGCGGCAAAACTAACTGCTGCTCACTAGAACAATTTAATGATCGCACTAATCTAGATCAGCCTGGAATTGGTATCTTAGAAAATGGATTCTTCAGATACTTGTGCACGAACCGAGCGGACTAGGGACGAGAACCAACTTCGACTGTTACTCTGACCAGCCAGTTGGCAATTCTGGAAAAGAATGCATGTTTCAACTTAGTTTTAAGTTTTCGTTAATTCGCTTGAATTTAGGTCGCTGCACTTGAACAATACAACGAAGTCAGATAGATGCCCTATGTCCGAGTTTTCGAACACGATTAATGAGCAAATAATTCACTACTCTCGAGCTGGCGTCTGGTGTTCACCAGATCcagatgaagaaagaagacatTGAGAAGACAGCGTTCTCAATCAACGATGGCAAATGAAATACGAATTCCTTCGTATGCCATTCGGATTGAAGAATGCACCAGCCATTTTTAAGAGATCCAGAGGAAAACGCTGTTCTACGTTTATATCGATGATGTGATGAACGACATTCAGGCAAACGATTTAGCTTGATTCAGAGCTAATAGAATCAGGATTTTGGATAGTTCAACCATCAGATAGTATAAagatattttcagaaaaatatattaagctcgtttagtggaatgtattaaaccgtctaagacgaattaagtactgtccatttaattccaccagttaattttcgttatctttgcagatacgtatttcgaccacaactgtgtggtcgtcttcagtgtcttgtacttgactcgacttattaaGATATTTTATTAATATTCTTTCACATAATCACGTAGCTAAGTATTTATGTACTTCTAGAAATCATTGAACCAACCCAGTTTTTGATCgaattggaaaaatatgaagtcaacatttcaaaagataTCGGATTCCTTCGCACAAGTAATGGCGAGATAAGCCCGGAAATATTCAGTATTATTGAATATGAATTCAAAATGACAAATAACATTGAACTTGTTTTAAATCTATTAGTTCCTTAAGTTAAAAAGATGGAATATGAAGCATATACTACACCCGGTCAGATATTGACCCTTAGAAATATGGATAATAACGTGATAATAATCGATAAAGAATACGAGATCCTTAAAGGATTTTTAGTAACGtttaatgaatttttgaattgtaAACGTCTGGGGGACATACGAATCTGTGCTATTAAAAATGTGCAAGAGAACACGAGATGCCTGCCTTATAGAACTATTGTACAAAAATTCGTCATCGAATTGCGAGACAAAAGTTTTAAAACTGGATAGCAAACTTAAAACCAAGTGTATGCATGTGTGACGATCCCAAGTCCGGAAGGTCTCTGGGCGTCATCTGTCTTGCTGCAAGTTGTTCTGGTAATGGTCGGTGTTCTCGTACCCGAGGTGGCCCTTCGATTCAAACACCGTTCTGCAGTTGCCAGTGCGGCAGCTTCAAAGctgtaaatttattattatggATTATTATAGGTTTAACAATGTTCACAAATACGGAAGTATACATTTCAGTGTTCACCACGTTAAGCGGGCATTAATCGAGGTTATGTTTTGCTCCCTCGGGTGAGAATATTCTGTAAAATTAGACATAGTATTATAGATTTGAAATTAACGTATTTTGAACGTAACAATCGTTCACCTCGATAAAATAAAGTTATTACGATCGAGATATAGCGTACTTAAACTGCAAATAATCAAGTTACTTAATTTTAAACTAGCTTCACAAACTTCGTTTTGCTACTTTGACCTTTGCTCAAATTATTTCAGTCACGGGCGTTCGAGGGAGTGGTCGGTAGCATCACCTTACATGTGCCCAGAGAGTTCGGCAACATCCCCCACCCCGTGAGCTTCCCCAGCTCCTGAATGTCCATCCAGGTTTTCCTGTTTTCTCGGCTTCACATCCAGTATCGCCAGCTTGACTGCCGACTGTGAGATGATTCCATTAGCTGTCAGTATCTTCGCCCGCCTAACTTGGCCGTCTACTCCCTTAGTTGCCTCTAGAACTCGTCCTCTCGTCCAGGTATTTCTTGCTTTCTCATTGATGATAATTACGAGATCTCCAGGTTCAATCGGTTTGACACTCTCGAACCACTACTTAGTACGTCGCGTCAACAGGAAGATACTCAAGTATCCATCTTCGCTAAAATTTATCCACCATATTCTGCGTGAGTTTGTAGCGATCTCGTAGGATACTGTTctcatctaccagagctgttTCCGGTTGATTTATTCCACTTGATCCATACAAAAGAAAATGATTTGGCGTTAGAGCCTCATCATCTGCGTCGTCCAATGGCACGTACGTCAGGGGTCTTGAGTTGATAACCCCCTCTGCCTCCAAAAGTATCGTCTCCAGAATCTCGTCACTGCCGTATACTGTGTTGTCAGATATTACCTTCATAGCCGTTTTCACGGACCTCACCAAGCGCTCCCACAGTCCACCCATATGTGGAGCAGCTGGAACATTGAAGTGCCAGGTGGTGTATGCATTCGTGAAAGTAGTAGCGCACTCACGGTTATTGTGTTGCATTATCTGTTGTTCCTCCGTTAGCTGGCGATTGGCTCCAACAAAGTTGGTACCATTATCGGAATACACTTCAACTGGTGCACCCCTACGTGCAATGAATCTTCTGAATGCCATAATGCACGACTGTGTAGAGAGGCTATGTGTAATCTCCAAGTGAACGGCCCTCACTGTGAGGCACGTAAAAAGGGCTATCCACCGTTTCACAACACTTCGTCCTACCTTTACTTCTAGTGGCCCAAAGTAATCCACACCAACAAATGTAAACGCACGTATAAAAGGTGTGAGCCGTATTTTAGGCAGTGGCGCCATCATTGGTGCCCTCGGAGTTGCATTTCTCACCTTGCACCGTTGACAGTTTCTTGTTATTTTCTTGATTAGATTTCGAAGTCCAGCTATGTAAAATGACTGTCGCATTTCATTGTGCACAGTTTCGTTATTTCCGTGAAGTAGGCGTCGATGGGAGCTATCCGTGATAAGTATAGTGATGGGATGTTGCTTATGCAAAATTACAGGAAATTTAGCAGAATATGACGCCTCTGGAGCAGCTTCTATTCGACTTCCCATCCGGATAACACCATCTGCATCGAGAAAGGGATTCAAACGATAGAGGGGACTAGATTTACTAATTGTCCCGTCATTCATCATTATAGCCAATTCGTCGGTATAGATTTGAGCCTGCGCTTGTCGTAATAGCGTACTTTCAGCTGCTTGAATTTCACGTGTATGCAATACTGAACATCTTTCGTTGTAGGTTAACTTCTTTTGCAGAATACTAATTGCACGATGCACGTTTGCAGTAGCTCTTAACAGCCGATTCCAGTTAGAAAACCGGGACACATCAATGAGTTGTGGCATTACGGTACAGTGGTGCAGGAACACAGGACGTAGTTCCTCCAAAGTAGTACTCTTATTAGAATGAACAGTATCAGTAGGCCAgtccttctcatttttcaacaGGAACTCCGGCCCGGAGAACCAGCGATTGCCGGCGTGGAATGTTGGCCCAGAATTCCATTTCGTGGCCTCATCAGCGACATTTAGACAGGTGGGTACATACCTCCATTCATCGATGTTACTAGACGAGAGTATTTGTCCAACGCGAAATCCGACAAATTGATGATATTTTCGGCTATCTGAACGAAGCCAGGCCAGCACAGTGCTCGAATCCGTCCAAAAGAATCTCTTGTCTATCGGGAGCGTCATTGATGAGCAGATGGATTGCATAAGGCGGGTTCCCATCATAGCCGCTTGCAGTTCCAATCGAGGGATTGAGAGTGGTTTAAGTGGCGACACTTTAGTTTTGGAAGCTATTAACGTGCATCGTCGCCCTCCGATACAATCTAATACGACATAGGCGGCACAGGCATAGGCGGATTCGCTTGCATCCACGAACATATGCACCTGAAGTTCTCTTAGGGCATTGGATGGCATATCGCCGAAGTAGCACCGTGGCACCCGTACTTCATTGATGTGTGTTAGCAGTTCCAACCAACGGTACCACATATCTAGCAGATGTTCGGGGATAGGATCGTCCCAGTTAGCACCACTTCTCCAGATTTCCTGCATAATAACTTTTCCGTGGATGGTATAATGGGAAATAAATCCTAGCGGGTCGAATAATCTCATAACTAGCTGAAGCACCTGCCTCTTCGTTGGCGTTATACACCCACTAATCAGCATTTGGTTGTTTAGACATGATACGTCGAATGTGAATATGTCATTTACTGGATCCCATACCAATCCCAATACTCGATCGGCCGTCATATGCTTGTCGCAGTTGATTGGCTTTCCAGACGAAACACCTGTTTCTCCGATTGCATGTAGAACCTCCGGTGAATTCGATTTGAACTTCTTTACTTCGAACCCAGCGGCTGCATGTATAGTTTTGACTTGATCTACGAGCTGAATTGCTTCCTTCACCGTATCTGTGCTATCAAGAAAATCATCCACATAGTGGTTTTCAATAATAGCTTTGGCAGCTCGTGGGTAGGCCGCGACATGTTCTTCAACATTTCTGTTTTTAATAAACTGTGCCGAACAGGGTGAACATGTGGCACCGAACGTGGCGACATCCATTATGTATATGCCGATTTCTTCGGCAGGATTGTTTCTCCACAAAAAACGTTGGTATTGTTTATCAGCTGGTCGAATCACGATTTGGTGGAACATTTCGCAGATGTCACCACAAACTGCGATACTGCGTTCCCGGAATCTAAGGATTACTGCTATCAACGACACGTGCAGATCGGGTCCTTTGAGTAGCATGTCATTGATGCAAACACCTTGCGCCTTTGCTGCGGCATCCCAAATCAGTCTAagttttccaggattttttggACTAGTTACCACACCCAGTGGAAGATACCACACGTGTCGGGGGTCTGTTCGTCGAAGTTCTTCAGACGTCGCTTTGTGCGCATATCCCTTTTCTATGTAAGCCGCTATCTGTTGCTGTACATTTAGGGAAAGTTCTGGGTGACGTTCCATGCGCCTTTCCAGACTTTTCAAACGACCCTTTGCCATGGAAAAAACTGTCTGGAAGCGTTGGGTTGTCTATTTTCCAGAGCAGTCCGGTCTCATAGCGGTTTACCGGATTCCCATGTCGAACGGTTGTCCGTTCTAGAATTTGACGTGCGCGCTTTTCTTCTTAAGCTGCAGGTCTGATCGTAACAGCGCTCTCCTCAAATGCGAAGTAGCATCTCATAGCGTCGTGTAACGACTGGTTGGTCATTATTTTATGGTGATGAACGATcgattttttcgtttgttttggTTTACCTGATTGTTTCCCGAATACGGACCAGCCCAACCTGGTTTTGACGGCGATAGGTCCTTCGTTTCGTTCTTCTCGTGTTTTCAGTGAAGTTAGCAGACGTACGGAATAACTTTGCAATGGTAGCCCAATCAAGTGTGGATATTGAACAGACATAATTTCGTAGTTGAAGGATTGCTTCGGTAAATTCAGCTCGCCGACGGTCAGCACATTATCGATGGTGTATTTTTGTTGCAAGTTTTCTCCCGCGATCGTTAAACTTATGCACTTGGATTCCTTCTCTTCTCTCGAAACGTTTCCCGTCCATGAAAGCCAAAGGGATGAAGACGGTCCATCCATGCCTAGATGCCCGGCGACTTCGGCATCGAGTAGAGTTGAACTTGACCCTTCATCCAAAAATGCAAATATATTGACAGTCTTGCCATTCCCGAATAGTTTCACAGGTACGTATCGGAACAGTGAGAATGTGTGACTTTGGTGATGGTTCTGATGGACTTGCACGTCGTTACTAGCGATGGGGTTGTTCTAGCTGCGGAGCATGCAGTAGTTGATTGTGGCGCGCTCGACAACCTTGACTGCCACATTCTCTTTTTGATCTGCACGGCCATCTCCGATGCGTCACCAAACAAGTTCTGCAGAGATTCTTCAGATGAATAACTTTCCATCGAGCTTTGACGGTTATGGCTTTAAAGGGTTGGCAATCAAAAATGTAATGTGTGGTTGCATCGCAATATGAACAGCCTTTATCCATCCATTCTTGTGGTACGGTTTCAGAATTACTTTACTTGATCGTCAGACCCGTGGAATGGATCCAGTGTATGAACAAATAGCTTCTCTCTTTGTTTATCTGTACGATTGCTTTTCGGGTGCCCTTGGTATGCATCTGAATTTATCAACAGGTCTAAGCCAAACACACTTAATTTGATATAAAGCTATTAAACGTCACCAAGTTGACATCCTTATGTGCTTGCTTGTAGCTGCTCTACTGCAGCTTAAACTAGTCGGTAGCTTTTCCACTAGCTCGTTGAGTAGTAACGGGTTTTCTACATGTTTGTGTTGTTGTGAGACGATCATGTGGTCTATGAGGATTTCTGGTCTTCCATATAACATTCGAAGTGTTCCCATCACACTGTCCACCGAGGAAGGAAGCAACAAGCGGCTCCTCACGGACTCCAGTGCATTTCCACGGAGGCATCGTTGAAGTCGGGCTAAATTTTCTGCGTCACTGTAGACGGAGCTGCGCCTGTCTCGACCTTTTGCTTGATGCAGATGTGTAGGCTGAAGCTGTCGAGCTGGATCCGGCAGCTGCTTGAGCCTTAAGTTTACAAGCTTCACAGGTCCAGGTTCGATCCAGCTATGGAATCGGAGACACCTGCGCATCCGTAGTGCTCCCACGCAACACAAGCGTCACATCCGACCATGTTGTCGGCATCGTCTGGTCTAGTACACTTCTTGCAGTGTCTGTTTTCCGAGGAATCTTCCATCGTGGCGTCTCGGAAATGAAATCTTTGAAGTTTGTTCTCGTACCCGAGGTGGCCCTTCGATTCAAACACCGTTCTGCAGTTGCCAGTGCGGCAGCTTCAAAGctgtaaatttattattatggATCATTATAGGTTTAACAATGTTCACAAATACGGAAGTATACATTTCAGTGTTCACCACGTTAAGCGGGCATTAATCGAGGTTATGTTTTGCTCCCTCGGGTGAGAATATTCTGTAAAATTAGACATAGTATTATAGATTTGAAATTAACGTATTTTGAACGTAACAATCGTTCACCTCGATAAAATAAAGTTATTACGATCGAGATATAGCGTAGTTAAACTGCAAATAATCAAGTTACTTAATTTTAAACTAGCTTCACAAACTTCGTTTGCTACTTTGACGTTTGCTCAAATTATTTCAGTCACGGGCGTTCGAGAGAGTGGTCGGTAGCATCACCTTACATGTGCCCAGAGAGTTCGGCAACAGTCGGTTTACCTCCAAAGGCAATTGATCTGCAACTTGACTGGGACAGTTTAACTGTTGTTGCTGTGGAGTACTGGCTAAACCAATATTAGTTGAGCGCGCGAATCTACTGCGCTGCTGCTCGTTTATACCCTGGCCTTGGAAAGGGTCCGATGAATTGAAATCGTGAGTGTTACTAACCGGGATTCCTGTCGGACTGGGCTAACAGTTCTGGACTGTCTCGCCCTACGCGATTAATTTTGGGAACTGCTCCATTCGACGCATCTCGCAATGGCCACAATGGATGTGTCTCTAAATTACGTTGCTGCAACTCCAAACGCCATGTCCGAAGTTGATCTTGAAGATCCTGCATTGCCTGACGATCGTTTATTTAATTCTTCTCGACATTTCTGAAGCTGCGATTTGAGTAGACTCATATCATCTGTTGCTAGTTTTCGTGCTTCAGCTTCTACTCGTTTCGCGTTTCGCTTGATAACAACTGCTCGCTTTGGTACA
Encoded proteins:
- the LOC134207541 gene encoding uncharacterized protein LOC134207541 gives rise to the protein MAKGRLKSLERRMERHPELSLNVQQQIAAYIEKGYAHKATSEELRRTDPRHVWYLPLGVVTSPKNPGKLRLIWDAAAKAQGVCINDMLLKGPDLHVSLIAVILRFRERSIAVCGDICEMFHQIVIRPADKQYQRFLWRNNPAEEIGIYIMDVATFGATCSPCSAQFIKNRNVEEHVAAYPRAAKAIIENHYVDDFLDSTDTVKEAIQLVDQVKTIHAAAGFEVKKFKSNSPEVLHAIGETGVSSGKPINCDKHMTADRVLGLVWDPVNDIFTFDVSCLNNQMLISGCITPTKRQVLQLVMRLFDPLGFISHYTIHGKVIMQEIWRSGANWDDPIPEHLLDMWYRWLELLTHINEVRVPRCYFGDMPSNALRELQVHMFVDASESAYACAAYVVLDCIGGRRCTLIASKTKVSPLKPLSIPRLELQAAMMGTRLMQSICSSMTLPIDKRFFWTDSSTVLAWLRSDSRKYHQFVGFRVGQILSSSNIDEWRYVPTCLNVADEATKWNSGPTFHAGNRWFSGPEFLLKNEKDWPTDTVHSNKSTTLEELRPVFLHHCTVMPQLIDVSRFSNWNRLLRATANVHRAISILQKKLTYNERCSVLHTREIQAAESTLLRQAQAQIYTDELAIMMNDGTISKSSPLYRLNPFLDADGVIRMGSRIEAAPEASYSAKFPVILHKQHPITILITDSSHRRLLHGNNETVHNEMRQSFYIAGLRNLIKKITRNCQRCKVRNATPRAPMMAPLPKIRLTPFIRAFTFVGVDYFGPLEVKVGRSVVKRWIALFTCLTVRAVHLEITHSLSTQSCIMAFRRFIARRGAPVEVYSDNGTNFVGANRQLTEEQQIMQHNNRECATTFTNAYTTWHFNVPAAPHMGGLWERLVRSVKTAMKVISDNTVYGSDEILETILLEAEGVINSRPLTYVPLDDADDEALTPNHFLLYGSSGINQPETALVDENSILRDRYKLTQNMVDKF